The Verrucomicrobiota bacterium nucleotide sequence CATCCTTGAGCGCGGCTGGGTCGTAGATCGCGCCGCGGATGACCGCGTGGGGGCAGGCGAGGACGCAGCGGAGGCACTGGATACACACGTCGGGATCCCAGACGGGGATCTCGAGGGCGATGTTGCGCTTCTCCCACTGCGTGGTGCCGGTCGGGAACGAGCCGTCAACGGGCATCTTGCTCACGGGCAGCTCGTCGCCGCGGCCGGCCATGATCGGCGCCGTGACCTCCTGGACGAACTTCGGCGCCTCGGGCGAGACCGTCGGCGGCATCTCGACCGTGCTCGTCGCCGTTGCCGGCACCGTGACCTCGTGCAGGTTGGCGAGCGTGGCGTCGACCGCGTTGAAGTTCATCTGAACGACCTCTTCGCCCTTGCGGCCGTAGGTCTTCTTGATCGCGTTCTTGATCTGAGCGATCGCCTCATCGCGCGGCAGCACGCCCGAGATGGCGAAGAAGCACGTCTGCATGATCGTGTTGATCCGCTCGCCCATCCCGGCTTCTTCGGCCACCCTGTAGGCGTCGATGACGTAGAACTTGAGCCGCTTGTCGATGATCTGCTGCTGCACCTCGCGCGGCAGATGGTTCCACACCTCGTCGGGTCCGTAGATGCTGTTGAGCAGGAACGTCGCGCCCGGCACCGCGTTCTTGAGCATGTCGTACTTCTCGATGAACGACCACTGGTGGCACGCGACGAAGTTGGCCGCATTCACGAGGTACGTCGAGCGGATTGGCCTCGGGCCGAACCTCAGGTGCGACACCGTGACCGCGCCGGCCTTCTTCGAGTCGTAGACGAAGTAGCCCTGGGCGTAGTTGGGCGTTTCCTCGCCGATGATTTTGATCGAGTTCTTGTTCGCGCCCACCGTGCCGTCGCTGCCGAGACCGTAGAACATACCGCGTACCACATCATCGGCCTCGATCGAGAACGTCGGATCGAACTCGAGGGACGTGTGCATCACGTCATCCGTGATGCCGACGGTGAAGTGGTTCTTCGGCGTGGGTGCGGCGAGGTTCTCGAACACGGCCTTGACCATCGCCGGGGTGAACTCCTTCGACGAGAGCCCGTAGCGACCACCCACAATGCGCGGCGCCGCGGCAAACGGCGCTGAGCCCTCGGCGAGCATCTCGTTGACCGCCGCGACCACATCTTCGTAGAGCGGTTCGCCTGCGGCACCCGGCTCCTTGGTGCGGTCGAGCACGCCAATGGCCTTCACTGTCTTAGGCAACGACCCGACAAAGTCTTTCATCGAGAACGGCCGGTACAGGCGCACCTTCACGAGGCCGACCTTCTCTCCTTTCTTGACGAGATGCTCGACCGTCTCGTGCGTGGCCTCGGCGCCCGAGCCCATGAGCACGATCACGCGCTCGGCATCCGGTGCGCCGACATAGTCGAAGAGGCGGTACTGGCGGCCGACGACTTTGGCGAAGCGGTCCATCGCCTGCTGCACGATGCCGGGACAGGCGCTGTAGAATGGGTTGCACGTCTCGCGGGCCTGGAAAAACACATCCGGGTTCTGTGCTGTGCCGCGCAGCACGGGCCGGTCGGGCGTCATGGCGCGTGCGCGATGGGCGAACACGTCCTCATCGTCGATCATGGCCCGAATATCGCTGTCGGCAAGCTGCTCGATCTTCTGGATCTCGTGGCTCGAGCGGAATCCGTCAAAGAAATGCACAAACGGCACGCGCGACTTGAGGCTCGAGGCATGTGCGATCAGTGCCATGTCCATCACCTCCTGGATCGACCCGGACGCCAGGAGGCCGAAACCGGTCGAGCGTGCGGCCATCACGTCGCCGTGGTCGCCGAAGATCGACAGCGCGTGCGTCGCCACCGTTCGTGCCGAGACGTGGAACACTGTCGGCGTCAGCTCGCCGGCGATCTTGAACATGTTGGGCAGCATGAGCAGCAGGCCCTGACTTGCCGTGAATGTCGTGGTCAGCGCGCCTGTCTGCGCCGCGCCGTGCACCGCGCCCGAGGCGCCGCCCTCGCTCTGCATTTCGGTCACCTGTGGGACCGTGCCCCAGATGTTGGTCTTTCCTGCGGCCGACCATTCGTCGGCGTACTCGCCCATGCCCGACGAGGGAGTGATCGGGTAGATGGCGATGACCTCACTGACCTTGTGCGCCACGTATGCGGCGACCTGATTCCCGTCGATCGTGATTTGCCGGCGTGTCATCTCTGTCCTCTCTGTCTGGTATGTTCGGGCCGCCGCGCGCAGGCAAGTGCCTCCGTTCGAAATGAGACGGGCCGACGGCCTTCAGGAAGCTGCACGAAATCGGAAGCACACAAGTGGGACCGTCAGGACGGGGTCTGCTCCGAGTGCATCCGGCCGCACCATACTCCAGGACGGCTTCCCTGTAAAGAGGGTTTCCAGGGTGGCCCGAAACGTGCCCTGGCAGGGAAACAAAGGGGGATGGCGGGCGTGCCGCCATCCCCGGTGCGGTCTGGTTGTCGAGTTGGTCGCTACTGGTGCTTGACGACGAAGCCGACAAGCGCTTGCTTGCTTGGGTACGAATGCGTCACGCTTGGCGTCTCGGTGGCGCCGGTGGCCGCCTTATAGCCGCCCGTGCCGTCGGAGGACGTCATCGTAATCTCGAGCGCCTCGGTGAAGCTGTTGTTGGGCGTGTAGGTGCCCGTTCTGCCGTTGGTGCCGGCGTAGATGACCATGTCGCCGTTGGTCGTGGCCAGTGATCCCGTAGACACAGTAGTCGCCGTGTCACTGCCGCCGGTGCTGTTCGCACCTGTCGAGGCTGACTGGTTGACGTTCTGCAGGAACACGCTCGAGTAGCCCGTATACGCCGGAGCGTACTCCCACGTGACGGCAAACGTGCTGCTCGTCGCCGCGGCGATGCCCGCCTCTTTGAGGATAAACGTGGCAACATAGCTTCGGTTGCCCGAGCTCCCCTGGTTTCGCTCGATCAGCTTGGTCATCGCCTGGCCGCCGTAGGTGACCGACGTGCAGTTCATCGTGCCGTAGCGTTCGCCGTGGACGGTGAACACCAGCAGCCGGTTCGTGCCGGACGGCTTGGTGTGGCTCGTCCCCGAGGTCCACGAGCCGAGGAGCTCAACCGGGGTGCTTGCCGGATCAGTCGTGGCCGACTGCGTGCTCGACCAACTGGTCTCGTTCTGATTGGCGCTCTTGTCGCGTGCCTTGACCCGGTAGGTGTACTGCGTGTTCGGGTTGAGGCCCGTGTCCTGGTAGGTCGTGCTGTCCTGCCAGCCGCTGCTGTGGCCGCCGCCGGCCGTGCACTCGAAGTAGTACTCGACCCCGCTCGGATCGGACGCCGTTGTTGCCGTCATCGAGATCGAGTTCGGGCCCGTCGCGTACGGCACGGTCGTCCAGGTCATTGGGTTCGGTGTCGGCGGGGTCGTGTCGTCGCCGCCGCTGCCGCTGAGGGTCACCTCGACAACGTCAACGTAGGCATCCTCATTGCTGTAGTTCATCTTGCCTCTGAAGCGGAGCGTAAGCGTGCTGGCGCTGCTCACGTCGACCTCGATGCTCGCGTTATGCCAGAAGTCCTCGGTGTCGACGTTGCCCCGGAGAATGCCTTTCTCGGTCCAGCTCTGCCCGCCGTTTGTCGACACGTCAAAGGCGAGATACTCGCCGGTGTCGAGATAGCCGTCGATCCACCACCAGAACGACACAGTGGCTGTCTGCGCCGCCGACACGTCGATGGCCTGAGAGACCAGCTTGGAGTCCAAGACGTTGCCGTCGATCTCGGCCGAGTAGCTGTCGTCGTGGCCCTTGGTGGTCACGCGCGCCCACGAGGTCTCGATCGTCGTCCACTGCGGCGCCCAACTCGTATCATCGAAGGTGTCTGAGAACACCACGGTGCCCCCGCCGGCGGTGGTCAGCGTGTGCTCGACGAAAGCGGGCAGGCAGAAGGTCCCGCCGCTGAACGGATCGTGCTCGGACCATTCCTCTGACGGGTAATCGTCCAGGTCCTGGACGCCATAGCAGATCCGGATCATGTTGCCGCTGCCGATCGTCATGCCGGGCAGAACGCTCTGTGGAATCTGAGCCTCAATGACGTAGGTGTTGCCGTTGACGGTGTATCTGGCTGTGATTCCTGAGGTGTCCAGCGGATGCATCTCACCGTTCTGCTCGTCTTGGTACAGGTTGTACCCCCCCACTTCGGCAACCCCGCTCGAGCCCTTCGGGACGAAACGGATGTGGTAGTTGGTGTCGCCGCCAGAGCCGAACCAGAAACCGTCCCGGCCCGCGTCGATGTTGACCAGAACGAGGTCGTTGCAGTTCAGGGAATCGTCCCCCGTGTAGTACGTGCGGATCTGGTCGTCGGTCACCTGGGCGGCGAAGTACAACGACGTCCCGTCCCACCGGAGGTAGAAGGTGGCGTTGATGTCGGAGTCGGTGCCGTTGAAGTGCGTCACCTCGACCCACTCACCCGATGCGATGGAGCCGTTGACGGTCGGCGCGCCCTGTTCGATCGACGCTGGAGACGCATACAACGGGAAGGGATCCGTGTTGTCGCCTATCCCGTCATCGTCCGTGTCACCGTCATTGACCGGATTGGATCCAGCGTAGTACGTGGCGTAGAGCTCACCGAAGTCGCTCAGACCATCGCCGTCCGTGTCGGACGAATACGCGCTAGTGCCGAGCGTCTGCTCGGTGATCGGCAGATTGCCCGAGTCGGGCACACCGTCACCGTCGGTGTCCGTTGCCGTGCGCGGCGTCGCCCACTGCGAATAGATCTGCATCCAGGCGCTCGGATCCGGCCGATTGAGGTTTTGGAACCAGAAGTCCCTATCCCCATCTATCCCGTACGGAAAGGAATAAGGATCGTCCGGATCCTGAATGTCGAGTGGGCTCCAGCAGACGAAATCGATGAAGTCGAGCGCATGCATGTACTCATGGATAATGGCGTCCTCATACCAGTCCTTGTTGTATGGGATCAGCATGCAGCTCGCCGTGTCCAGCACGGCATCAACATAGTAGCACCATGCGCCGTACGGGGCATAGTAACCGTCACCGTCCTCGAAGGCGTAATAGACGATGACGACTGCGTATTCATTCTCGATGCCGGCGTCGGCCAGATCCTGGATCACCGATGTCTGGCCGTCGACGCTTTCGATGCCCAGCATCACGCCGCCCCCACCCTCGTCTTGGAGCATGTCTGGAGTCAGGGTCCGCTCGCCGGGATCGTCGCCGATGATGAGCAGGTCGGCCTCCTCGCTCCACGAGTAGTTCAA carries:
- the nifJ gene encoding pyruvate:ferredoxin (flavodoxin) oxidoreductase: MTRRQITIDGNQVAAYVAHKVSEVIAIYPITPSSGMGEYADEWSAAGKTNIWGTVPQVTEMQSEGGASGAVHGAAQTGALTTTFTASQGLLLMLPNMFKIAGELTPTVFHVSARTVATHALSIFGDHGDVMAARSTGFGLLASGSIQEVMDMALIAHASSLKSRVPFVHFFDGFRSSHEIQKIEQLADSDIRAMIDDEDVFAHRARAMTPDRPVLRGTAQNPDVFFQARETCNPFYSACPGIVQQAMDRFAKVVGRQYRLFDYVGAPDAERVIVLMGSGAEATHETVEHLVKKGEKVGLVKVRLYRPFSMKDFVGSLPKTVKAIGVLDRTKEPGAAGEPLYEDVVAAVNEMLAEGSAPFAAAPRIVGGRYGLSSKEFTPAMVKAVFENLAAPTPKNHFTVGITDDVMHTSLEFDPTFSIEADDVVRGMFYGLGSDGTVGANKNSIKIIGEETPNYAQGYFVYDSKKAGAVTVSHLRFGPRPIRSTYLVNAANFVACHQWSFIEKYDMLKNAVPGATFLLNSIYGPDEVWNHLPREVQQQIIDKRLKFYVIDAYRVAEEAGMGERINTIMQTCFFAISGVLPRDEAIAQIKNAIKKTYGRKGEEVVQMNFNAVDATLANLHEVTVPATATSTVEMPPTVSPEAPKFVQEVTAPIMAGRGDELPVSKMPVDGSFPTGTTQWEKRNIALEIPVWDPDVCIQCLRCVLACPHAVIRGAIYDPAALKDAPRAFKSTDARGKENAGKKFTLQVAPEDCTGCGACVFTCPAKNKQVEGRKAINMEPQPPLREQERENWSFFLELPEADRSQLKTSTVKGAAQLHPLFEFSGACAGCGETPYVALLSRLFGDRAVIANATGCSSIYGGNLPTTPWTVDRAGHGPAWSNSLFEDAAEFGFGFRLTIDKLSEYASELVGKLAGRIGEELAKALVEADQSGEEGLAVQRARVAQLKTKLAGDDSSEAKQLASVADYLVKKSVWSVGGDGWAYDIGYGGLDHVLASGRNINVLVLDSEVYSNTGGQASKATPRGAVAKFAASGRPSAKKDLGLMAMSYGNVYVASVAMGASDSQCVKAFLEAESYDGPSIVIAYSHCIAHGIAKMGEAGDIQKRAVDSGHWILYRYDPRRSFVGDKPLKIDSKPPSIEYRQYAYTQNRFRMLAKTNPELAEELLGLAQYDANRRWQLYQQMAEMAFDPLPGAEELKETVQAGSGD